A window of Mucilaginibacter sp. PAMC 26640 contains these coding sequences:
- a CDS encoding 4Fe-4S ferredoxin — translation MKDHAELAEAFNKDEQRVEWHDETLWWVRQKRDKASHQIPDWEELREAASQIKHNVLSDLANYLEQFEKHAISNGINVHWAADAKEHNEIVLSILKKHQIHQMVKSKSMLTEECHLNHYLEEQGINVVDSDLGELIVQLAKEPPSHIVLPCIHKKKEEIGDIFHLHLGSEKGESDPQILTETARIHLRNTFLSRKAALTGVNFAVAETGEFVVCTNEGNADMGAHLADVHIASMGIEKLIPERKHLGVFLRLLTRSATGQPITTYSSHFKRPRPGHEMHIILVDNGRSIQLGREDFRNSLKCIRCGACMNTCPVYRRSGGHSYHTAVAGPIGSILAPNLDMKQYADLPFASTLCGSCTNVCPVKIDIHEQLYKWRQVIIKEGYGDKKKAAAMQAMAYTLSSPKVYRVAGKAGRWVMKHAPFAMNNPLNPWYKQRDMPDVPKESFGEWYAKNRS, via the coding sequence ATGAAAGACCATGCAGAACTTGCAGAGGCGTTTAATAAAGATGAGCAGCGCGTAGAATGGCACGATGAAACCCTCTGGTGGGTTCGCCAAAAGCGGGATAAGGCATCTCACCAGATTCCTGATTGGGAGGAATTGCGGGAGGCAGCTTCGCAGATCAAACACAATGTATTGTCAGATCTGGCTAATTACCTGGAGCAATTTGAAAAGCATGCCATAAGCAATGGTATTAACGTGCACTGGGCGGCCGATGCCAAAGAACACAACGAGATTGTGCTCAGTATTTTAAAAAAGCATCAAATTCACCAGATGGTGAAAAGCAAATCGATGCTGACGGAAGAATGCCATCTCAACCATTACCTGGAAGAACAGGGGATCAATGTGGTGGATTCTGACCTGGGCGAACTTATTGTTCAGCTGGCAAAGGAGCCGCCAAGCCATATCGTATTGCCCTGTATCCACAAAAAGAAAGAAGAAATTGGCGATATTTTTCACCTGCACCTGGGCAGCGAGAAGGGGGAATCTGACCCGCAGATTTTAACGGAAACTGCCCGGATCCATTTAAGAAACACTTTTTTATCGCGTAAAGCAGCGCTTACCGGTGTAAATTTTGCCGTGGCAGAAACCGGGGAATTTGTAGTATGTACCAATGAGGGGAACGCAGATATGGGCGCCCACCTGGCAGATGTGCACATTGCCAGCATGGGGATCGAAAAACTGATCCCTGAACGCAAGCACCTTGGCGTATTTTTACGCTTGCTTACCCGTAGTGCTACCGGGCAGCCTATTACCACTTATTCCAGTCATTTTAAACGCCCGCGACCAGGGCATGAAATGCATATTATTTTGGTTGATAACGGCCGAAGCATTCAGCTTGGCCGTGAGGATTTTCGCAATTCGCTTAAATGCATCCGTTGCGGAGCCTGTATGAACACTTGCCCGGTTTACCGGCGCAGTGGCGGGCACAGCTATCATACGGCGGTAGCAGGGCCGATAGGCTCTATACTGGCGCCGAATTTAGATATGAAGCAATACGCCGACCTGCCATTTGCTTCAACGCTTTGCGGGTCTTGTACCAATGTTTGCCCGGTTAAGATCGATATCCACGAACAGCTTTACAAATGGCGGCAGGTAATTATAAAAGAAGGTTACGGCGATAAAAAGAAAGCCGCCGCCATGCAGGCCATGGCCTATACCCTTTCATCGCCAAAAGTTTACCGAGTTGCAGGTAAGGCCGGGAGGTGGGTAATGAAGCACGCGCCTTTTGCCATGAACAACCCGCTAAATCCCTGGTATAAGCAGCGCGACATGCCCGATGTACCAAAGGAATCATTCGGGGAATGGTACGCGAAGAACAGGTCTTAA